Proteins from a single region of Centropristis striata isolate RG_2023a ecotype Rhode Island chromosome 9, C.striata_1.0, whole genome shotgun sequence:
- the pde4ba gene encoding cAMP-specific 3',5'-cyclic phosphodiesterase 4B isoform X3: protein MPEANYLLSVSWGYIKFKRMLNRELTHLSEMSRSGNQVSEFISNTFLDKQNEVEIPSPTSKTREKKKQQKQQLMTQISGVKKVSHGPSLSSSSISRFGVKTDKEELLSKELEDLNKWGLNIFTVSEYSHNRPLTCIMYAIFQERDLLKTFKIPSDTFVAYMMTLEDHYHSDVAYHNSLHAADVAQSTHILLSTPALDAVFTDLEILAAIFAAAIHDVDHPGVSNQFLINTNSELALMYNDESVLENHHLAVGFKLLQEDNCDIFQNLTKKQRQSLRKMVIDMVLATDMSKHMSLLADLKTMVETKKVTSSGVLLLDNYTDRIQVLRNMVHCADLSNPTKSLELYRQWTDRIMEEFFHQGDRERERGMEISPMCDKHTASVEKSQVGFIDYIVHPLWETWADLVHPDAQDILDTLEDNRNWYQSMIPQSPSPPFYDQGTHGHSGGTGGQGGGEKFQFELTLEEEDLDGIDGKDGEGEEDEEEEDEEELEEEEDSLGDSRSPPLDYLDGQELDEGGMMEPAIEIVTHEASPTDT, encoded by the exons ATGCCTGAAGCCAATTACCTGCTGTCGGTGTCTTGGGGTTACATTAAG TTCAAGAGAATGTTGAATCGGGAGTTGACGCACCTATCTGAGATGAGTCGGTCTGGGAATCAGGTTTCCGAATTCATCTCCAACACCTTCCTAG ACAAACAGAATGAGGTGGAGATACCATCACCGACATCCAAGAcgcgagagaagaagaagcagcagaagcagcagctgaTGACACAGATCAGCGGAGTCAAGAAGGTCTCCCACGGGCCCTCGCTCTCCAGCAGCAGTATCTCGCGCTTTGGCGTCAAAACGGATAAGGAGGAGCTGCTGTCCAAAGAGCTGGAGGACCTCAACAAGTGGGGCCTGAACATCTTCACCGTTTCTGAGTACTCCCACAACAGACCTCTTACCTGCATCATGTACGCCATCTTCCAG GAGCGAGACCTGTTAAAGACATTTAAGATCCCCTCGGACACGTTCGTAGCCTACATGATGACATTGGAAGATCACTACCATTCAGATGTGGCCTACCATAACAGCCTGCACGCTGCTGACGTAGCCCAATCCACACACATCCTCCTCTCCACTCCAGCCCTGGAT GCGGTCTTCACAGATCTTGAGATCCTAGCAGCCATCTTTGCTGCAGCTATCCATGATGTTGACCATCCAGGGGTATCAAACCAATTCCTAATCAATACCA ACTCTGAGCTGGCGTTGATGTATAACGATGAGTCTGTGCTGGAGAACCATCACTTGGCTGTTGGATTCAAGCTGCTACAGGAAGACAACTGTGACATCTTCCAGAACCTCACTAAGAAGCAGCGACAGTCCCTCCGCAAGATGGTCATTGACATG gttttggcCACTGACATGTCCAAACACATGAGTCTGCTGGCTGATCTGAAGACGATGGTGGAGACAAAGAAGGTGACAAGCTCTggagtgctgctgctggacaACTACACCGACAGGATACAG gTGCTGCGTAACATGGTGCACTGTGCTGACCTGAGTAACCCCACCAAGTCCCTGGAGCTCTATCGGCAGTGGACTGATCGGATAATGGAGGAGTTCTTCCACCAGGGAGaccgagagagggagagggggatggAGATCAGCCCTATGTGTGATAAACACACAGCCTCAGTGGAGAAGAGCCAG GTGGGTTTCATCGACTACATCGTGCACCCTCTGTGGGAGACCTGGGCCGATCTGGTCCACCCTGACGCCCAGGACATcctggacacactggaggacaACAGGAACTGGTACCAGAGCATGATCCCCCAGAGTCCCTCCCCGCCCTTCTACGACCAGGGCACGCACGGACACAGCGGAGGGACTGGAGGTCAGGGTGGCGGGGAGAAGTTTCAGTTTGAGCTcaccctggaggaggaggacttaGATGGAATAGATGGAAAAGATGGCGAaggggaggaggatgaggaggaagaagatgaggaagagttagaagaggaggaggatagtTTAGGAGATTCTCGGTCTCCTCCCCTGGACTATTTGGACGGTCAGGAGCTGGACGAGGGCGGCATGATGGAGCCGGCAATAGAGATCGTGACACACGAGGCGTCACCCACAGACACATAG
- the pde4ba gene encoding cAMP-specific 3',5'-cyclic phosphodiesterase 4B isoform X2 gives MGACCFDKKERKLGKLNGWRKFKRMLNRELTHLSEMSRSGNQVSEFISNTFLDKQNEVEIPSPTSKTREKKKQQKQQLMTQISGVKKVSHGPSLSSSSISRFGVKTDKEELLSKELEDLNKWGLNIFTVSEYSHNRPLTCIMYAIFQERDLLKTFKIPSDTFVAYMMTLEDHYHSDVAYHNSLHAADVAQSTHILLSTPALDAVFTDLEILAAIFAAAIHDVDHPGVSNQFLINTNSELALMYNDESVLENHHLAVGFKLLQEDNCDIFQNLTKKQRQSLRKMVIDMVLATDMSKHMSLLADLKTMVETKKVTSSGVLLLDNYTDRIQVLRNMVHCADLSNPTKSLELYRQWTDRIMEEFFHQGDRERERGMEISPMCDKHTASVEKSQVGFIDYIVHPLWETWADLVHPDAQDILDTLEDNRNWYQSMIPQSPSPPFYDQGTHGHSGGTGGQGGGEKFQFELTLEEEDLDGIDGKDGEGEEDEEEEDEEELEEEEDSLGDSRSPPLDYLDGQELDEGGMMEPAIEIVTHEASPTDT, from the exons ATGGGAGCCTGCTGCTTtgacaagaaagagaggaagtTAGGGAAGCTGAATGGTTGGAGAAAG TTCAAGAGAATGTTGAATCGGGAGTTGACGCACCTATCTGAGATGAGTCGGTCTGGGAATCAGGTTTCCGAATTCATCTCCAACACCTTCCTAG ACAAACAGAATGAGGTGGAGATACCATCACCGACATCCAAGAcgcgagagaagaagaagcagcagaagcagcagctgaTGACACAGATCAGCGGAGTCAAGAAGGTCTCCCACGGGCCCTCGCTCTCCAGCAGCAGTATCTCGCGCTTTGGCGTCAAAACGGATAAGGAGGAGCTGCTGTCCAAAGAGCTGGAGGACCTCAACAAGTGGGGCCTGAACATCTTCACCGTTTCTGAGTACTCCCACAACAGACCTCTTACCTGCATCATGTACGCCATCTTCCAG GAGCGAGACCTGTTAAAGACATTTAAGATCCCCTCGGACACGTTCGTAGCCTACATGATGACATTGGAAGATCACTACCATTCAGATGTGGCCTACCATAACAGCCTGCACGCTGCTGACGTAGCCCAATCCACACACATCCTCCTCTCCACTCCAGCCCTGGAT GCGGTCTTCACAGATCTTGAGATCCTAGCAGCCATCTTTGCTGCAGCTATCCATGATGTTGACCATCCAGGGGTATCAAACCAATTCCTAATCAATACCA ACTCTGAGCTGGCGTTGATGTATAACGATGAGTCTGTGCTGGAGAACCATCACTTGGCTGTTGGATTCAAGCTGCTACAGGAAGACAACTGTGACATCTTCCAGAACCTCACTAAGAAGCAGCGACAGTCCCTCCGCAAGATGGTCATTGACATG gttttggcCACTGACATGTCCAAACACATGAGTCTGCTGGCTGATCTGAAGACGATGGTGGAGACAAAGAAGGTGACAAGCTCTggagtgctgctgctggacaACTACACCGACAGGATACAG gTGCTGCGTAACATGGTGCACTGTGCTGACCTGAGTAACCCCACCAAGTCCCTGGAGCTCTATCGGCAGTGGACTGATCGGATAATGGAGGAGTTCTTCCACCAGGGAGaccgagagagggagagggggatggAGATCAGCCCTATGTGTGATAAACACACAGCCTCAGTGGAGAAGAGCCAG GTGGGTTTCATCGACTACATCGTGCACCCTCTGTGGGAGACCTGGGCCGATCTGGTCCACCCTGACGCCCAGGACATcctggacacactggaggacaACAGGAACTGGTACCAGAGCATGATCCCCCAGAGTCCCTCCCCGCCCTTCTACGACCAGGGCACGCACGGACACAGCGGAGGGACTGGAGGTCAGGGTGGCGGGGAGAAGTTTCAGTTTGAGCTcaccctggaggaggaggacttaGATGGAATAGATGGAAAAGATGGCGAaggggaggaggatgaggaggaagaagatgaggaagagttagaagaggaggaggatagtTTAGGAGATTCTCGGTCTCCTCCCCTGGACTATTTGGACGGTCAGGAGCTGGACGAGGGCGGCATGATGGAGCCGGCAATAGAGATCGTGACACACGAGGCGTCACCCACAGACACATAG